Proteins encoded together in one Ammospiza caudacuta isolate bAmmCau1 chromosome 27, bAmmCau1.pri, whole genome shotgun sequence window:
- the SNX11 gene encoding sorting nexin-11 isoform X3: MLENREEELTTVRVQDPRVQNEGSWNSYVDYKIFLHTNSRAFTAKTSCVRRRYREFVWLRRQLQRNAGLVPVPELPGKSAFFVGSTDEFIERRRQGLQHFLERVVQSAVLLSDSRLHLFLQSQLPVPAIEACVQGRGPHSVTEAILHYAMAGPAWGQRGDSDGAGLGLASCASLGSARGCLESFPYWGDLGMDETRPESPERPAGHTVTPLDSPERPAGHGVTPLDSPEHRVTPLDSPERPAGHGVTSKESLGFPKFPCGH; this comes from the exons ATGTTGGAGAACCGAGAGGAa GAGCTGACCACGGTGCGGGTGCAGGATCCGCGCGTGCAGAACGAGGGCTCCTGGAACTCCTACGTGGATTACAAGATCTTCCTGCAC ACCAACAGCAGGGCCTTCACCGCCAAGACCTCGTGCGTGCGGCGCCGCTACCGGGAGTTCGTGTGGCTGCGGCGGCAGCTCCAGCGCAACGCCGGCCTGGT GCCGGTGCCGGAGCTGCCGGGGAAATCCGCGTTTTTCGTGGGCAGCACGGATGAGTTCATCGAGAGGCGccggcaggggctgcagcacttCCTGGAGAG ggtggtgCAGAGCGCGGTGCTGCTGTCCGACAGCCGCCTGCACCtgttcctgcagagccagctgcccGTGCCCGCCATCGAGGCCTGCGTGCAGGGCCGGGGCCCCCACTCGGTCACCGAGGCCATCCTGCACTACGCCATGGCCGGGCCCGCctggggacagcgcggggacagcgACGGCGCGGGGCTGGGCCTGGCCAG ctgtgccagcctgggcagcGCCCGGGGCTGCCTGGAGAGCTTCCCCTACTGGGGTGACCTGGGCATGGACGAGACGCGGCCGGAGAGCCCCGAGCGTCCGGCCGGACACACAGTGACCCCTCTGGACAGCCCAGAGCGTCCAGCTGGACATGGAGTGACCCCTCTGGACAGCCCAGAGCACCGAGTGACCCCTCTGGACAGCCCAGAGCGTCCAGCTGGACATGGAGTGACCTCTAAGGAGAGCCTGGGATTCCCGAAATTCCCATGTGGACACTGA
- the SNX11 gene encoding sorting nexin-11 isoform X4, which translates to MGMPGKTGDGNGNVWSCLCHSREAGKAGMGRIPDPRAPSPIPGEREQADPCSQSHPREAGLRRVPDPAPGFPQELTTVRVQDPRVQNEGSWNSYVDYKIFLHTNSRAFTAKTSCVRRRYREFVWLRRQLQRNAGLVPVPELPGKSAFFVGSTDEFIERRRQGLQHFLESCASLGSARGCLESFPYWGDLGMDETRPESPERPAGHTVTPLDSPERPAGHGVTPLDSPEHRVTPLDSPERPAGHGVTSKESLGFPKFPCGH; encoded by the exons ATGGGAATGCCTGGGAAAACTggggatgggaacgggaacgTCTGGAGCTGTCTGTGCCATTCCCGGGAAGCTGGAAAAGCAGGGATGGGGCGGATCCCTGATCCCAGAGcccccagtcccatcccaggaGAGCGGGAACAGGCGGATCCCtgttcccaatcccatcccagggaagcagggctCCGTCGGGTCCCTGATCCCGCTCCCGGTTTCCCGCAGGAGCTGACCACGGTGCGGGTGCAGGATCCGCGCGTGCAGAACGAGGGCTCCTGGAACTCCTACGTGGATTACAAGATCTTCCTGCAC ACCAACAGCAGGGCCTTCACCGCCAAGACCTCGTGCGTGCGGCGCCGCTACCGGGAGTTCGTGTGGCTGCGGCGGCAGCTCCAGCGCAACGCCGGCCTGGT GCCGGTGCCGGAGCTGCCGGGGAAATCCGCGTTTTTCGTGGGCAGCACGGATGAGTTCATCGAGAGGCGccggcaggggctgcagcacttCCTGGAGAG ctgtgccagcctgggcagcGCCCGGGGCTGCCTGGAGAGCTTCCCCTACTGGGGTGACCTGGGCATGGACGAGACGCGGCCGGAGAGCCCCGAGCGTCCGGCCGGACACACAGTGACCCCTCTGGACAGCCCAGAGCGTCCAGCTGGACATGGAGTGACCCCTCTGGACAGCCCAGAGCACCGAGTGACCCCTCTGGACAGCCCAGAGCGTCCAGCTGGACATGGAGTGACCTCTAAGGAGAGCCTGGGATTCCCGAAATTCCCATGTGGACACTGA
- the SNX11 gene encoding sorting nexin-11 isoform X1 codes for MGMPGKTGDGNGNVWSCLCHSREAGKAGMGRIPDPRAPSPIPGEREQADPCSQSHPREAGLRRVPDPAPGFPQELTTVRVQDPRVQNEGSWNSYVDYKIFLHTNSRAFTAKTSCVRRRYREFVWLRRQLQRNAGLVPVPELPGKSAFFVGSTDEFIERRRQGLQHFLERVVQSAVLLSDSRLHLFLQSQLPVPAIEACVQGRGPHSVTEAILHYAMAGPAWGQRGDSDGAGLGLASCASLGSARGCLESFPYWGDLGMDETRPESPERPAGHTVTPLDSPERPAGHGVTPLDSPEHRVTPLDSPERPAGHGVTSKESLGFPKFPCGH; via the exons ATGGGAATGCCTGGGAAAACTggggatgggaacgggaacgTCTGGAGCTGTCTGTGCCATTCCCGGGAAGCTGGAAAAGCAGGGATGGGGCGGATCCCTGATCCCAGAGcccccagtcccatcccaggaGAGCGGGAACAGGCGGATCCCtgttcccaatcccatcccagggaagcagggctCCGTCGGGTCCCTGATCCCGCTCCCGGTTTCCCGCAGGAGCTGACCACGGTGCGGGTGCAGGATCCGCGCGTGCAGAACGAGGGCTCCTGGAACTCCTACGTGGATTACAAGATCTTCCTGCAC ACCAACAGCAGGGCCTTCACCGCCAAGACCTCGTGCGTGCGGCGCCGCTACCGGGAGTTCGTGTGGCTGCGGCGGCAGCTCCAGCGCAACGCCGGCCTGGT GCCGGTGCCGGAGCTGCCGGGGAAATCCGCGTTTTTCGTGGGCAGCACGGATGAGTTCATCGAGAGGCGccggcaggggctgcagcacttCCTGGAGAG ggtggtgCAGAGCGCGGTGCTGCTGTCCGACAGCCGCCTGCACCtgttcctgcagagccagctgcccGTGCCCGCCATCGAGGCCTGCGTGCAGGGCCGGGGCCCCCACTCGGTCACCGAGGCCATCCTGCACTACGCCATGGCCGGGCCCGCctggggacagcgcggggacagcgACGGCGCGGGGCTGGGCCTGGCCAG ctgtgccagcctgggcagcGCCCGGGGCTGCCTGGAGAGCTTCCCCTACTGGGGTGACCTGGGCATGGACGAGACGCGGCCGGAGAGCCCCGAGCGTCCGGCCGGACACACAGTGACCCCTCTGGACAGCCCAGAGCGTCCAGCTGGACATGGAGTGACCCCTCTGGACAGCCCAGAGCACCGAGTGACCCCTCTGGACAGCCCAGAGCGTCCAGCTGGACATGGAGTGACCTCTAAGGAGAGCCTGGGATTCCCGAAATTCCCATGTGGACACTGA
- the SNX11 gene encoding sorting nexin-11 isoform X5 — MGMPGKTGDGNGNVWSCLCHSREAGKAGMGRIPDPRAPSPIPGEREQADPCSQSHPREAGLRRVPDPAPGFPQELTTVRVQDPRVQNEGSWNSYVDYKIFLHTNSRAFTAKTSCVRRRYREFVWLRRQLQRNAGLVPVPELPGKSAFFVGSTDEFIERRRQGLQHFLERASCPCPPSRPACRAGAPTRSPRPSCTTPWPGPPGDSAGTATARGWAWPAVPAWAAPGAAWRASPTGVTWAWTRRGRRAPSVRPDTQ, encoded by the exons ATGGGAATGCCTGGGAAAACTggggatgggaacgggaacgTCTGGAGCTGTCTGTGCCATTCCCGGGAAGCTGGAAAAGCAGGGATGGGGCGGATCCCTGATCCCAGAGcccccagtcccatcccaggaGAGCGGGAACAGGCGGATCCCtgttcccaatcccatcccagggaagcagggctCCGTCGGGTCCCTGATCCCGCTCCCGGTTTCCCGCAGGAGCTGACCACGGTGCGGGTGCAGGATCCGCGCGTGCAGAACGAGGGCTCCTGGAACTCCTACGTGGATTACAAGATCTTCCTGCAC ACCAACAGCAGGGCCTTCACCGCCAAGACCTCGTGCGTGCGGCGCCGCTACCGGGAGTTCGTGTGGCTGCGGCGGCAGCTCCAGCGCAACGCCGGCCTGGT GCCGGTGCCGGAGCTGCCGGGGAAATCCGCGTTTTTCGTGGGCAGCACGGATGAGTTCATCGAGAGGCGccggcaggggctgcagcacttCCTGGAGAG agccagctgcccGTGCCCGCCATCGAGGCCTGCGTGCAGGGCCGGGGCCCCCACTCGGTCACCGAGGCCATCCTGCACTACGCCATGGCCGGGCCCGCctggggacagcgcggggacagcgACGGCGCGGGGCTGGGCCTGGCCAG ctgtgccagcctgggcagcGCCCGGGGCTGCCTGGAGAGCTTCCCCTACTGGGGTGACCTGGGCATGGACGAGACGCGGCCGGAGAGCCCCGAGCGTCCGGCCGGACACACAGTGA
- the SNX11 gene encoding sorting nexin-11 isoform X2: MGMPGKTGDGNGNVWSCLCHSREAGKAGMGRIPDPRAPSPIPGEREQADPCSQSHPREAGLRRVPDPAPGFPQELTTVRVQDPRVQNEGSWNSYVDYKIFLHTNSRAFTAKTSCVRRRYREFVWLRRQLQRNAGLVPVPELPGKSAFFVGSTDEFIERRRQGLQHFLERASCPCPPSRPACRAGAPTRSPRPSCTTPWPGPPGDSAGTATARGWAWPGEGRDRAAVPAWAAPGAAWRASPTGVTWAWTRRGRRAPSVRPDTQ; encoded by the exons ATGGGAATGCCTGGGAAAACTggggatgggaacgggaacgTCTGGAGCTGTCTGTGCCATTCCCGGGAAGCTGGAAAAGCAGGGATGGGGCGGATCCCTGATCCCAGAGcccccagtcccatcccaggaGAGCGGGAACAGGCGGATCCCtgttcccaatcccatcccagggaagcagggctCCGTCGGGTCCCTGATCCCGCTCCCGGTTTCCCGCAGGAGCTGACCACGGTGCGGGTGCAGGATCCGCGCGTGCAGAACGAGGGCTCCTGGAACTCCTACGTGGATTACAAGATCTTCCTGCAC ACCAACAGCAGGGCCTTCACCGCCAAGACCTCGTGCGTGCGGCGCCGCTACCGGGAGTTCGTGTGGCTGCGGCGGCAGCTCCAGCGCAACGCCGGCCTGGT GCCGGTGCCGGAGCTGCCGGGGAAATCCGCGTTTTTCGTGGGCAGCACGGATGAGTTCATCGAGAGGCGccggcaggggctgcagcacttCCTGGAGAG agccagctgcccGTGCCCGCCATCGAGGCCTGCGTGCAGGGCCGGGGCCCCCACTCGGTCACCGAGGCCATCCTGCACTACGCCATGGCCGGGCCCGCctggggacagcgcggggacagcgACGGCGCGGGGCTGGGCCTGGCCAGGTGAGGGCAGGGACCgggcag ctgtgccagcctgggcagcGCCCGGGGCTGCCTGGAGAGCTTCCCCTACTGGGGTGACCTGGGCATGGACGAGACGCGGCCGGAGAGCCCCGAGCGTCCGGCCGGACACACAGTGA
- the CBX1 gene encoding chromobox protein homolog 1 encodes MGKKQNKKKVEEVLEEEEEEYVVEKVLDRRVVKGKVEYLLKWKGFSDEDNTWEPEENLDCPDLIAEFLQSQKTAHESEKSEGSKRKAESDTEDKGEESKPKKKKEESEKPRGFARGFEPERIIGATDSSGELMFLMKWKNSDEADLVPAKEANIKCPQVVISFYEERLTWHSYPSEDDDKKEDKN; translated from the exons ATGGGAAAGAAGCAGAACAAGAAGAAGgtggaggaggtgctggaggaggaggaggaggagtacGTGGTGGAGAAGGTGCTGGACCGGCGCGTGGTCAAGGGCAAGGTGGAATACCTGCTCAAGTGGAAGGGCTTCTCCGA CGAGGACAACACGTGGGAGCCCGAGGAGAACCTGGACTGCCCGGATCTGATCGCCGAGTTCCTGCAGTCGCAGAAAACCGCGCACGAGAGCGAGAAATCCGAGGGCAGCAAGCGCAAGGCCGAGTCAGACACGGAGGACAAGGGCGAGGAGAGCAAAccaaagaagaagaaggaggag tcGGAGAAACCGCGCGGCTTCGCCCGGGGCTTCGAGCCGGAGCGGATCATCGGGGCCACGGACTCCAGCGGGGAGCTGATGTTCCTGATGAAGTG GAAGAACTCTGACGAGGCCGACCTGGTGCCCGCCAAGGAGGCCAACATCAAGTGCCCGCAGGTGGTGATCTCGTTCTACGAGGAGAGGTTGACATGGCACTCGTACCCCTCAGAGGACGATGACAAGAAGGAGGACAAGAACTAA
- the NFE2L1 gene encoding endoplasmic reticulum membrane sensor NFE2L1, translated as MLSLKKYFTEGLIQFTILLSLVGVRVDVDSYLSSQLPPLREIILGPSSAYAQAQFHQLQNTLHGYGVHPKSVELDSFFSARRLLSQVRALDRLRVPSTELSAWLVHREPEAPQDGGGGADRDAGAEQGFGDELEDLGAVAAPANGDLTKEDIDLIDILWRQDIDLGAGREIFDYSHRQKESEVDKELSDGRERGDSWRSAGDEVLDRIPLVDGETGESFPAQVPGAEDQTALSLEECLRLLEATFPFGDNSEFPAADVSALSEAVPGQSRAPGGAPGLLSPLLAETESPFDLEQQWQDLMSIMEMQAMEVNSTSAESLYGGTGGDLLASNYSLAPGTPINQNVSLHQASLGSCSQDFSLFSSDMESPSMAGGSALMQLAPDNSTGLNSTFGSTNLSGIFFPPQMNGTANETAGPELPDPLGGLLDEAMLDEISLMDLAIEEGFNPVQASQLEEEFDSDSGLSLDSGHSPASLSSSEASSSSSSSSSSSSSSSFSEEGAVGYSSDSENVDFEEAEGAVGYQPEYSKFCRMSYQDPAQLHYLPYLEHVGHNHTYNMAPGALDPEEPKAPGAGKKSGKEKPSELLDKQLSRDEHRARAMKIPFTNDKIINLPVEEFNELLSKYQLSEAQLSLIRDIRRRGKNKMAAQNCRKRKLDTILNLERDVEELQRDKSKLLREKVEFLKSIRQMKQKVQSLYQEVFGRLRDEQGRPYSPSRYALQYGSDGSVLLIPRAPAPAEPQPRRPERKQKDRRK; from the exons ATGCTCTCCCTGAAGAAGTACTTCACGGAGGGGCTGATCCAGTTCACCATCCTGCTGAGCCTGGTCGGGGTGCGCGTGGACGTGGACAGCTACCTGAGCTCGCAGCTGCCGCCGCTGCGCGAGATCATCCTGGGCCCCAGCTCGGCGTACGCGCAGGCGCAGTTCCACCAGCTGCAGAACACGCTGCACGGCTATGGCGTGCACCCCAAGAGCGTCGAGCTCGACTCCTTCTTCTCCGCGCGCCGCCTGCTGAGCCAGGTGCGCGCCCTGGACCGGCTGCGGGTGCCCAGCACCGAGCTCAGCGCCTGGCTGGTGCACCGCGAGCCCGAGGCGCCCCAggacggcggcggcggcgccgacCGCGACGCCGGGGCCGAGCAGGGCTTCGGGGACGAGCTGGAGGACCTGGGAGCCGTGGCAGCGCCCGCCAACGGGGACCTCACCAAGGAG GACATCGATTTGATTGACATCCTGTGGAGACAGGATATTGATCTCGGCGCTGGGCGAGAGATTTTTGACTACAGCCACCGTCAGAAAGAGAGCGAAGTGGACAAAGAGCTGAGCGATGGGAGGGAGCGCGGGGACAGCTGGAGGAGTGCAGGGGATGAGGTCTTGGATAGAATCCCGCTAGTTGATGGAGAGACCGGGGAGAGTTTCCCTGCGCAG GTGCCCGGAGCGGAGGATCAgacagccctgtccctggaggaGTGCCTTAGGCTGCTGGAGGCCACCTTCCCCTTCGGGGACAATTCCGAG TTCCCAGCTGCGGATGTCTCGGCCCTGAGCGAGGCCGTGCCCGGGCAGAGCCGGGCCCCGGGCGGCGCCCCCggcctgctgtcccctctgctggcCGAGACCGAGTCGCCCTTCGacctggagcagcagtggcaggaccTGATGTCCATCATGGAGATGCAG GCCATGGAGGTGAACAGCACGAGCGCCGAGAGCCTCTACGGCGGCACGGGCGGGGACCTGCTGGCGTCCAACTACAGCCTGGCCCCCGGCACGCCCATCAACCAGAACGTCAGCCTGCATCAGGCCTcgctgggcagctgctcccaggactTCTCCCTCTTCAGCTCGGACATGGAGAGCCCCTCCATGGCGGGCGGCTCGGCCCTGATGCAGCTGGCGCCCGACAACTCCACCGGCCTCAACAGCACCTTCGGCTCCACCAACCTGAGCGGGATCTTCTTCCCGCCCCAGATGAACGGCACGGCCAACGAGACGGCCGGGCCCGAGCTGCCCGACCCGCTGGGGGGCCTGCTGGACGAGGCCATGCTGGATGAGATCAGCCTGATGGACTTGGCCATCGAGGAGGGCTTCAACCCCGTGCAGGCCtcgcagctggaggaggagttCGATTCCGACTCAGGTCTTTCCCTGGATTCCGGCCACAGCCCCGCGTCCCTGAGCAGCTCCGAAGCCTCGTCCTCGTCGTCCTCTTCCTcttcgtcctcctcctcctcctcattttCCGAGGAAGGCGCCGTGGGCTACAGCTCGGACTCGGAGAACGTGGACTTTGAGGAAGCGGAAGGGGCGGTTGGCTACCAGCCAGAGTACAGCAAGTTCTGCCGCATGAGCTACCAGGACCCGGCGCAGCTCCACTACCTGCCTTACCTGGAGCACGTGGGCCACAACCACACCTACAACATGGCCCCGGGCGCCCTGGACCCCGAGGAGCCCAAAGCGCCCGGCGCCGGCAAGAAGAGCGGCAAGGAGAAACCGTCGGAGCTGCTGGACAAGCAGCTGAGCCGCGACGAGCACCGCGCCCGGGCCATGAAGATCCCCTTCACCAACGACAAGATCATCAACCTGCCCGTGGAGGAGTTCAACGAGCTCCTGTCCAAGTACCAGCTGAGCGAGGCCCAGCTCAGCCTCATCCGCGACATCCGCCGGCGCGGCAAGAACAAGATGGCGGCGCAGAACTGCCGCAAGAGGAAGCTGGACACCATCCTCAACCTGGAGCGCGACgtggaggagctgcagcgcGACAAGTCCAAACTGCTCAGGGAGAAGGTGGAGTTCCTCAAGTCCATCCGGCAGATGAAGCAGAAGGTGCAGAGCCTGTACCAGGAGGTGTTCGGGCGGCTGCGGGACGAGCAGGGCCGGCCCTACTCGCCCAGCCGCTACGCGCTGCAGTACGGCAGCGACGGCAGCGTGCTGCTGATCCCGCGCGCGCCCGCGCCCGCCGAGCCGCAGCCGCGCCGCCCGGAGCGCAAGCAGAAGGACAGGAGGAAGTGA